One Alphaproteobacteria bacterium genomic region harbors:
- a CDS encoding LysR family transcriptional regulator: MKYHLPSITSLQAFEAAARHLNLYETGLELNTSASDVDYHIQQLEKFLGYKLIVRGLGEIKLTGMGKAYLPSVHRSFDILSKANHMMKDSGSSPIITLHVPICFMTHFLAPHIGDFNAQYPHIELRVSTKQKTPDLERDSIDCSIIFTQDQHPHFLTTESLTPVCARSLIEKEGKVKKLNLEDMSCFTLFHHTASLEDWDHWISAMDCNQIAPSNGLYFKTEAEMLKAVRQGLGICLLRDEAAQKALEDELLINPFPKLKMTNWGYAFVSAADTVVYDPLITCLQEWLVETFGASLSANRKSA, encoded by the coding sequence ATGAAATATCACCTTCCCTCGATCACGTCGCTGCAAGCTTTTGAAGCCGCTGCAAGGCACCTCAATCTCTATGAAACAGGTCTTGAGCTCAACACATCAGCCTCTGATGTTGATTATCATATTCAACAACTTGAAAAATTTTTAGGATATAAATTGATCGTGAGAGGACTTGGTGAAATCAAACTCACTGGCATGGGAAAGGCTTATTTGCCATCTGTTCATAGATCATTTGATATTTTATCTAAAGCAAATCATATGATGAAAGATTCGGGCTCTTCTCCTATTATCACACTTCATGTTCCGATTTGTTTTATGACTCACTTTTTAGCGCCGCATATTGGGGATTTTAATGCGCAATATCCGCATATTGAACTTCGTGTGTCAACCAAACAAAAAACGCCTGATTTAGAGCGTGATTCAATTGACTGCTCAATCATCTTTACACAAGATCAACATCCTCATTTTTTAACCACTGAATCGCTCACTCCCGTTTGCGCTCGTTCATTGATTGAAAAAGAGGGTAAAGTTAAAAAGCTGAATTTAGAGGATATGAGTTGCTTTACTCTTTTTCATCACACAGCTTCCCTTGAAGATTGGGATCATTGGATATCTGCTATGGATTGTAACCAAATTGCACCAAGCAACGGCTTGTACTTCAAAACAGAGGCTGAGATGCTAAAAGCTGTGCGTCAAGGCCTTGGTATATGTTTATTACGTGATGAAGCGGCTCAAAAAGCCCTTGAGGATGAATTGCTCATCAATCCTTTCCCAAAGTTAAAAATGACCAATTGGGGCTATGCCTTTGTATCAGCTGCAGATACAGTAGTCTATGATCCATTGATAACTTGCTTGCAAGAGTGGCTGGTCGAGACTTTTGGAGCTTCTTTGAGTGCGAATCGTAAATCGGCATAA
- a CDS encoding HAD family hydrolase, producing MHKALFLDRDGIINVDSGYVSTLSQFIFVDGLFSFLKKAISADYKLIIVTNQSGIARGYYTETDFLNLMKEVDVKMQEQGIQIEATYYCPYHPDGKVAGYAIEHFDRKPSPGMILRAIEEHQIDPLQSYIIGDHMRDIEAGHKAGLKGGFLVSSSSDMLEHKNKMDNFDFLRVDRLTDLLSFF from the coding sequence ATGCATAAAGCTCTCTTTTTAGATCGGGATGGAATCATTAATGTTGACTCAGGATATGTGTCAACTCTCTCTCAATTCATCTTTGTCGATGGTCTTTTTTCTTTTTTAAAAAAGGCCATCAGCGCAGACTATAAGCTGATTATTGTCACCAACCAATCTGGAATCGCAAGAGGCTACTATACAGAGACAGATTTTCTGAATTTGATGAAAGAAGTTGATGTGAAAATGCAAGAGCAGGGGATTCAGATTGAGGCAACTTACTATTGTCCATATCATCCTGATGGTAAAGTTGCAGGCTATGCAATAGAGCATTTCGATCGCAAACCATCACCTGGTATGATTTTACGGGCCATTGAAGAGCATCAAATTGATCCGCTGCAGAGTTACATTATTGGGGATCATATGAGAGATATTGAAGCTGGCCATAAAGCAGGCCTCAAGGGTGGTTTTTTGGTTTCATCGTCAAGCGATATGCTCGAACATAAAAACAAAATGGATAACTTTGACTTTTTGAGAGTTGATCGCCTCACTGATTTACTATCTTTTTTTTGA
- the yajC gene encoding preprotein translocase subunit YajC translates to MSIFNEAIAQTADAGAAAPQSILMNLLPFGLLIVVFYFLLIRPQQKRMKEHKTMVDNLRRGDRVVSAGGLIGTINRVGEGEEIEVEIANGVIVTVVKSTITTIMNKNAAGVKVANDSSAGQKKAKSKK, encoded by the coding sequence ATGTCAATATTTAATGAAGCCATTGCACAAACAGCTGATGCAGGTGCTGCAGCCCCGCAAAGCATTCTTATGAATCTTCTGCCATTTGGGCTGTTAATTGTTGTTTTTTACTTTTTGTTGATTCGTCCTCAGCAAAAAAGAATGAAGGAACATAAAACAATGGTTGATAACCTGCGTCGTGGCGATCGTGTTGTTTCAGCCGGCGGTCTTATCGGAACAATCAACCGTGTCGGTGAAGGCGAAGAAATTGAAGTTGAAATCGCAAATGGTGTTATTGTCACAGTTGTCAAATCAACAATCACAACCATCATGAATAAAAATGCAGCAGGCGTTAAAGTTGCAAACGACTCAAGCGCTGGACAAAAGAAAGCAAAGTCTAAGAAGTAA
- the pgeF gene encoding peptidoglycan editing factor PgeF — protein MTKLELFMTNKSYTESEALKSIPWIRHAFFTRCNGVSQGLYAGRNCGPGSNDDPQFIQQNRERCAEDLLGMKSNPLTPYQIHSNSCVDADNIVSSQSSPPEGDALVTQEPQRIIGILTADCVPILFADRKKKIIAAAHSGWKGAFSGIIQNTIQSMCDKGSDVKDIIAATGPSIAQKSYEVSADFRNDFLLKSSNNRDLFISSPRDDFYLFDLKEFVHRILSDFPLFAIDIHPDDTYEQENLYYSYRRMTHRAEPDYGRQMSAISIA, from the coding sequence ATGACAAAATTAGAATTGTTCATGACCAACAAATCATACACAGAATCAGAAGCTTTAAAGTCAATCCCTTGGATTCGTCATGCCTTTTTTACCAGATGCAACGGCGTAAGCCAAGGCCTTTATGCTGGCAGAAACTGTGGACCTGGATCAAACGATGATCCACAATTTATTCAGCAGAACAGAGAACGCTGCGCAGAAGATTTGCTCGGCATGAAATCTAACCCACTCACGCCTTACCAAATTCACTCTAATTCTTGTGTAGACGCAGACAATATTGTATCAAGCCAATCATCTCCGCCTGAAGGCGATGCTTTGGTGACACAAGAGCCACAAAGGATCATTGGCATTCTAACCGCCGATTGTGTGCCTATTCTTTTTGCTGACCGTAAAAAGAAAATCATTGCTGCTGCTCATTCCGGATGGAAAGGGGCTTTTTCAGGCATTATTCAAAACACAATCCAATCAATGTGTGATAAAGGCTCTGATGTAAAAGATATTATCGCGGCAACAGGTCCTTCAATTGCCCAAAAATCATATGAAGTTTCGGCAGATTTTAGAAATGATTTTCTCTTAAAATCATCAAACAATAGAGATTTATTCATAAGCTCACCTCGGGATGACTTTTATTTATTTGACTTAAAGGAATTCGTTCATCGAATCTTGAGCGATTTTCCTTTGTTTGCAATTGATATTCACCCTGATGACACCTATGAACAAGAGAATCTTTACTATAGTTATAGGCGCATGACCCACAGAGCTGAGCCGGATTACGGACGCCAGATGAGTGCCATATCCATAGCATGA
- a CDS encoding tRNA (cytidine(34)-2'-O)-methyltransferase, translated as MMVSVALFQPDIPQNTGAIMRLCACFDVDLHLIEPMGFVLSEPKLKRSGMDYIDYLTLHRHASWEHFKDVSAQKRVILLTTKAKTSFWDFEFQDDDILLFGSESAGVADYVHEQAQHAVIIPMRPEVRSLNLACSASIVLAEAIRQTTEK; from the coding sequence ATCATGGTTTCTGTTGCCTTATTTCAGCCCGATATTCCGCAAAATACAGGGGCTATTATGCGCCTATGTGCTTGTTTTGATGTGGATTTACACTTGATTGAGCCTATGGGATTTGTTTTATCCGAGCCTAAATTAAAGCGCTCTGGCATGGATTATATTGATTATTTGACATTGCATCGCCATGCATCGTGGGAGCATTTTAAAGATGTTTCAGCACAGAAAAGAGTGATTCTGCTGACAACAAAGGCCAAAACCTCATTTTGGGATTTTGAGTTTCAAGATGATGATATTTTATTGTTCGGGAGTGAGAGCGCAGGGGTTGCAGATTATGTTCATGAACAAGCCCAGCATGCCGTGATTATTCCCATGAGGCCAGAAGTGAGATCTTTAAATTTGGCTTGTTCAGCAAGTATTGTCTTGGCTGAGGCGATAAGGCAAACTACAGAGAAATAG
- the lpxK gene encoding tetraacyldisaccharide 4'-kinase, which yields MTLKQPLFWKAQKSIFLPLLFMPLALCYEFGSYLRTVFTTPYKSRIPVICVGNFTIGGGGKTPFVDFLAAEFRKENKSVCILSRGYKGREEGPLLIDPDVMIADQVGDEPFMLAMRGYDVVISKNKQKGLQFIEGLKRHDYIVMDDGLQNSTIYKDFSICMIDAHFGFGNGFCFPAGPLRRRLTQKQIDKVDFFVISGASAIEPFCQTQLPKDKVLRANVVIDPESLTGFKTKTPLVGFAGIANPDKFFDMLEAMGYHFVKKIAYSDHHHYTKSDLKELATLRRTLEADLITTEKDIVKLDSLYIKEHYVHHVKISLDVPKKSHFWQVFYNKLPQKRTRKKVI from the coding sequence ATGACCTTAAAGCAACCGCTTTTCTGGAAAGCTCAAAAGTCTATATTTCTTCCTTTATTATTCATGCCACTCGCTCTTTGTTATGAGTTTGGCTCATATTTGAGGACTGTGTTTACAACACCTTATAAATCACGCATTCCTGTGATTTGCGTTGGTAATTTTACAATCGGTGGCGGAGGGAAAACGCCCTTTGTAGATTTTTTAGCTGCGGAATTCAGGAAAGAAAACAAATCTGTATGTATTTTAAGTCGTGGATACAAGGGACGCGAGGAGGGGCCTTTACTCATAGATCCTGACGTGATGATAGCTGATCAAGTTGGTGATGAGCCCTTTATGTTAGCGATGAGAGGGTACGATGTTGTTATTTCTAAAAATAAACAAAAGGGGCTCCAATTTATAGAAGGGCTGAAACGCCATGACTATATCGTTATGGATGATGGTCTTCAGAATTCGACAATTTATAAAGATTTCTCTATTTGTATGATCGATGCTCATTTTGGCTTTGGAAATGGATTTTGTTTTCCGGCGGGGCCTTTACGACGTCGTTTAACACAGAAACAAATTGATAAAGTTGATTTTTTTGTGATTAGTGGTGCAAGTGCGATTGAGCCATTTTGTCAGACTCAGTTACCAAAGGATAAGGTTTTACGAGCGAATGTTGTGATCGATCCAGAGTCTTTAACCGGTTTTAAAACAAAAACACCATTGGTTGGTTTTGCAGGCATTGCGAATCCTGATAAATTTTTTGATATGCTTGAGGCTATGGGTTATCATTTTGTGAAAAAAATTGCCTATTCAGATCACCATCATTATACAAAATCAGATTTAAAAGAGTTAGCAACGCTACGCAGAACATTAGAGGCAGATTTGATTACAACTGAAAAGGATATCGTAAAGCTCGATTCGCTTTATATCAAAGAGCATTACGTTCATCATGTGAAAATTTCCCTTGATGTGCCGAAGAAAAGCCATTTTTGGCAGGTGTTTTATAATAAGCTTCCTCAGAAAAGAACCCGAAAGAAAGTTATTTGA
- a CDS encoding 3-deoxy-D-manno-octulosonic acid transferase — MILKSVYQSLWYIASPFVPMYLKDRANHQKEIPERLSERYGITTKQRPNGPLIWIHGASVGEALSAISVVENFLAEDPALTILFTTGTVTSAALLEKRIQSQRVIHQFIPLDHPKWVRRFYDHWQPDAIIWLESEIWPSLLTDAKKRSIPACLLNGRMSLKSFKLWSWFKPLVSEAIRTFDLCLVQSSHDSDRFLTLGANNLSLLENLKYGAPKPYVDLSEKKRFEGLLKGRQLCLFASSHEGEEEQFFGIYAGLKEQYPNLLFVLAARHPSRREEIERLADSFQLKILRHSESSDYTVEKIRGVDVYLVDTIGDMGLFYELSPYCVIGGSFIPWGGHNPIEPAQCSSVVFMGPHYGNFLQICADFKAENAMIFVNDINELQKGLKVVFQDKKVASDYQKRASELVDVKKMTLASTLDRIKQLFHAKNPYLFSRISS, encoded by the coding sequence ATGATATTAAAATCCGTTTATCAATCTCTCTGGTACATTGCCTCTCCATTTGTGCCTATGTATTTGAAAGATAGAGCAAATCATCAAAAAGAAATCCCTGAGCGCTTGTCTGAGCGTTATGGCATCACCACAAAGCAAAGGCCAAATGGACCTCTTATCTGGATCCATGGCGCCAGTGTTGGCGAAGCCTTATCAGCCATTTCTGTTGTTGAAAACTTTCTAGCAGAAGATCCAGCTTTGACGATTTTATTTACAACGGGCACAGTGACATCAGCAGCGCTTTTAGAAAAAAGAATTCAAAGTCAAAGGGTTATACATCAGTTTATTCCGCTAGATCATCCCAAATGGGTGAGGCGCTTTTATGATCATTGGCAGCCAGATGCCATTATTTGGCTTGAATCTGAGATTTGGCCATCTCTTTTAACCGACGCCAAAAAACGATCGATTCCTGCCTGCTTGTTGAATGGACGTATGTCATTGAAATCATTTAAACTTTGGTCATGGTTTAAGCCTTTAGTCAGTGAGGCAATTCGTACCTTTGATTTATGTCTTGTGCAATCATCTCATGATTCAGATAGATTCTTAACTCTTGGTGCTAATAATTTGTCTTTATTGGAAAATTTGAAATATGGCGCTCCTAAGCCATATGTTGATCTTTCTGAGAAAAAACGTTTTGAGGGATTATTGAAGGGCAGGCAATTATGCCTATTTGCAAGCTCTCATGAAGGGGAAGAGGAGCAGTTTTTTGGAATTTATGCAGGCCTCAAGGAGCAATATCCAAACCTCTTGTTCGTGTTAGCCGCGCGGCATCCGAGTAGACGAGAAGAAATCGAACGATTAGCTGATTCGTTTCAATTAAAGATACTTCGTCATTCTGAATCAAGCGATTATACTGTGGAAAAAATCAGAGGGGTGGATGTCTATCTGGTTGATACAATTGGAGATATGGGCCTTTTTTATGAATTGTCTCCTTATTGCGTGATTGGTGGATCTTTCATTCCATGGGGAGGGCACAATCCTATTGAGCCAGCACAATGCTCGTCAGTTGTTTTTATGGGGCCGCATTATGGAAATTTTCTCCAAATATGTGCAGACTTTAAAGCTGAAAATGCAATGATTTTTGTGAATGATATAAATGAGTTACAAAAAGGACTTAAAGTTGTGTTTCAGGATAAAAAAGTGGCAAGTGATTATCAAAAAAGAGCCTCTGAATTGGTCGATGTAAAAAAGATGACATTGGCTTCAACTTTGGATAGAATAAAACAACTCTTTCATGCAAAAAATCCGTACTTATTCTCAAGGATCTCTTCTTAA
- the lipA gene encoding lipoyl synthase encodes MSLNLEENVEKIRHPEKRNRPDSPILRKPDWIRVKAPTSQTYHETRDLMRSLKLNTVCEEAACPNIGECWQKKHATFMILGSVCTRACSFCNVATGRPDQLDPHEPDNVAEAVAKMGLEHVVITSVDRDDLDDGGADHFVRTILAIRAASPATTIEILTPDFMKKPGAIEAVAIARPDVFNHNLETVPRLYPSIRPGARYFTSLSLLQEVKTHDPTIFTKSGLMVGLGETREEILQVMDDLRAADVDFLTIGQYLQPTLKHAALDRYVTPDEFQSYEKMAFGKGFLMVSASPLTRSSYHAGDDFQKLKAARDQMMSR; translated from the coding sequence ATGTCATTGAATTTAGAAGAAAATGTAGAAAAAATCCGTCATCCTGAAAAGAGGAATCGTCCTGATTCACCTATTTTGAGGAAGCCTGATTGGATTCGTGTGAAAGCCCCTACATCTCAGACTTATCATGAGACGCGTGATTTGATGCGGAGTTTGAAGTTAAATACTGTTTGCGAAGAAGCAGCCTGTCCGAACATTGGTGAATGTTGGCAGAAAAAGCATGCGACATTCATGATTTTAGGGTCAGTTTGCACACGCGCATGTTCTTTTTGTAATGTTGCGACTGGGCGTCCAGATCAGTTAGATCCGCATGAGCCAGATAATGTTGCTGAAGCTGTTGCAAAAATGGGTCTTGAGCATGTTGTGATTACCTCAGTTGATCGTGATGATCTTGATGATGGTGGGGCTGATCATTTTGTTCGTACTATTCTCGCCATCAGAGCGGCATCGCCAGCAACAACTATTGAAATTTTAACGCCTGACTTTATGAAAAAGCCTGGGGCGATTGAAGCAGTTGCAATCGCACGTCCTGATGTTTTTAATCACAATTTAGAGACAGTGCCGAGATTGTACCCATCTATTCGCCCTGGTGCGCGTTATTTCACGTCTCTGAGCCTTTTGCAGGAAGTAAAGACGCATGATCCAACCATATTCACAAAATCTGGCCTGATGGTTGGTTTGGGTGAAACACGCGAAGAGATTCTGCAAGTGATGGATGACCTAAGAGCTGCTGATGTAGACTTTTTGACAATTGGGCAATATTTACAGCCAACTTTAAAACATGCAGCGCTTGATCGGTATGTAACGCCAGACGAATTTCAATCCTACGAGAAAATGGCCTTTGGTAAAGGCTTTTTGATGGTGTCTGCATCGCCTTTAACACGTTCTTCTTATCATGCCGGTGATGATTTCCAGAAGTTAAAAGCGGCGCGTGATCAGATGATGAGTCGTTAA
- the lpdA gene encoding dihydrolipoyl dehydrogenase yields MEQNQYDVVVIGGGPGGYVAAIRCAQLGLKVALAEKQHLGGICLNWGCIPTKALLRSAEIARLLKHADEFGFEISSVKHNLEKMVQRSRGVATQLSNGIQHLMKKNKIQVFEAEAKLGKGTDVLLTMNSGKEQLTLKAKNVILATGARARVLPGLEPDPKAVWTYREAMVPDYLPKSILVIGSGAIGIEFASFYNALGVKVTVVEMMDRILPVEDAEISALAKKSFEKQGMTIVTDAKVSKINKLGNTVQVEIDQKGKAISVDVERVISAIGIVANTENLGLEGRAIQLDRGHLVVNEFLQTGEKNIYAIGDMVGAPWLAHKASHEGVICAEYIAGKKDVHPMKKENIPGCTYCFPQIASVGLTEAAAKEKGYQVKVGRFPFMANGKAIALGDTEGMVKTVFDQKTGELLGAHMIGAEVTELIQGFVVGKTLETTEQELMHTIFPHPTLSEMMHESVLDAYGQVIHM; encoded by the coding sequence ATGGAACAAAATCAATATGATGTTGTCGTTATCGGCGGTGGTCCAGGCGGATATGTGGCTGCCATTCGATGTGCACAGTTGGGTTTAAAAGTCGCGCTCGCTGAAAAGCAGCACTTGGGTGGCATTTGTTTGAATTGGGGCTGTATCCCAACAAAGGCTCTTTTACGTTCAGCTGAAATTGCTCGACTTCTAAAACATGCAGATGAATTTGGTTTTGAAATCAGTAGTGTAAAACATAATCTTGAGAAAATGGTTCAAAGGTCAAGAGGCGTCGCAACTCAATTATCAAATGGTATTCAGCATTTGATGAAGAAAAACAAAATCCAAGTCTTTGAGGCTGAAGCAAAGTTAGGTAAAGGGACGGACGTTCTTTTAACAATGAATAGCGGCAAAGAGCAACTCACTCTAAAAGCAAAAAATGTTATTCTGGCAACCGGCGCTAGAGCCAGGGTTTTACCTGGCCTGGAGCCTGATCCAAAAGCTGTTTGGACTTATCGTGAGGCGATGGTTCCAGATTATTTACCAAAATCAATTTTAGTGATCGGATCTGGGGCCATTGGCATCGAATTTGCAAGCTTCTACAATGCATTGGGCGTAAAAGTAACTGTTGTTGAAATGATGGATAGAATTTTACCAGTTGAAGATGCAGAGATTTCGGCCTTGGCAAAGAAATCTTTTGAGAAGCAAGGAATGACAATTGTTACTGACGCAAAAGTTAGTAAGATCAATAAATTAGGAAACACTGTTCAAGTTGAAATTGATCAAAAAGGGAAAGCGATTTCTGTTGATGTTGAGCGCGTTATTTCAGCAATCGGAATTGTTGCAAATACAGAGAATTTAGGCCTTGAGGGTAGGGCTATTCAATTAGATCGTGGTCATCTGGTTGTAAATGAATTTTTACAAACAGGCGAGAAAAATATTTATGCCATTGGTGATATGGTTGGTGCTCCGTGGCTTGCGCACAAAGCAAGTCATGAAGGAGTTATTTGTGCTGAATATATTGCAGGCAAAAAAGACGTTCATCCAATGAAAAAGGAAAATATTCCTGGCTGTACTTATTGCTTCCCGCAAATTGCCTCTGTAGGGCTTACGGAAGCTGCTGCAAAGGAAAAAGGCTATCAAGTCAAGGTTGGTCGTTTTCCATTCATGGCTAATGGTAAAGCAATCGCTTTGGGTGACACAGAAGGTATGGTCAAAACGGTCTTTGATCAAAAGACAGGTGAGCTTTTAGGTGCTCATATGATCGGTGCTGAAGTCACTGAATTGATTCAAGGTTTTGTGGTTGGTAAAACTCTAGAAACGACAGAACAAGAATTAATGCATACAATTTTCCCGCATCCAACCCTTTCAGAAATGATGCATGAATCTGTTCTGGATGCTTATGGTCAAGTTATTCACATGTAA
- a CDS encoding pyruvate dehydrogenase complex dihydrolipoamide acetyltransferase gives MPIEILMPALSPTMTEGKLAKWLKSVGDSVASGDVIAEIETDKATMEVEAVEEGIMGKILVPEGSEGIKVNSLIALLLEEGEDKSSLDTYQKKGAPQMMAPPVSSEPKSRPEEPPKMTQAQPSAQMQSRIIASPLAKRIAADKKIDLSQIKGSGPRGRIVKADVLNAPANANLVAVPASVSSRSIPAGPGPKSLADALGMPYEEAPNSAVRKIIAQRLTESKQTIPHFYLTVDCELDHLLAMRKEINSHSEAYKISVNDFIIKAVARALKDIPDANASWVDEAILRYKRVDVSVAVATPAGLVTPIIKSADEKSLSQVSAEMKDLATRARDNKLKPQEFQGGGFTISNLGMYGIKEFSAIINPPQSCILAIGAGEERVVVKKGQMVIANMMTCTLSVDHRSVDGAVGAQFLQAFKKYIENPSLALV, from the coding sequence GTGCCTATTGAAATTTTGATGCCCGCTTTGTCACCAACGATGACAGAAGGAAAATTAGCCAAGTGGCTTAAATCTGTTGGTGATTCAGTTGCATCTGGTGATGTTATCGCTGAGATTGAAACAGATAAAGCAACCATGGAAGTTGAAGCTGTTGAAGAAGGGATTATGGGTAAAATCCTTGTTCCAGAGGGTTCTGAAGGCATTAAGGTCAATTCTTTGATTGCTTTGCTTCTAGAAGAAGGTGAAGATAAATCAAGTCTCGATACTTATCAGAAAAAAGGAGCACCGCAGATGATGGCTCCTCCTGTTTCTTCTGAACCTAAATCACGACCAGAGGAGCCACCGAAAATGACACAAGCTCAACCTTCTGCACAAATGCAATCGCGCATTATCGCGAGCCCTCTTGCCAAAAGAATCGCAGCAGATAAAAAAATCGATCTTTCTCAAATTAAAGGATCTGGGCCACGGGGTCGTATTGTGAAGGCAGATGTTTTGAATGCACCTGCAAATGCTAATTTGGTGGCAGTTCCTGCATCTGTGTCATCACGTTCTATTCCAGCTGGTCCAGGGCCAAAATCACTTGCTGATGCTTTGGGTATGCCTTATGAAGAGGCACCTAATTCAGCAGTGCGTAAAATCATCGCTCAGCGTCTCACAGAATCAAAGCAAACAATCCCCCATTTCTATCTCACAGTGGATTGTGAATTGGATCATTTACTCGCAATGCGTAAAGAAATTAACTCTCATTCAGAAGCTTACAAAATTTCCGTAAATGACTTTATTATCAAAGCAGTAGCAAGAGCTCTTAAAGATATACCTGATGCGAATGCGTCTTGGGTTGATGAGGCCATTTTACGGTATAAGCGTGTTGATGTTTCTGTTGCGGTTGCAACGCCAGCAGGCCTTGTAACGCCAATTATCAAATCAGCAGATGAAAAATCATTATCTCAAGTGTCAGCTGAAATGAAAGACTTGGCAACAAGGGCGCGTGATAATAAATTAAAACCACAAGAATTCCAAGGTGGTGGCTTTACAATTTCGAATCTTGGGATGTATGGTATTAAAGAATTTAGTGCCATTATTAATCCTCCGCAATCTTGTATCCTTGCAATTGGCGCGGGTGAAGAGCGTGTTGTGGTGAAAAAAGGACAGATGGTTATTGCGAATATGATGACTTGTACTTTATCAGTTGACCATCGCTCTGTTGATGGGGCGGTTGGCGCACAATTCTTGCAAGCCTTTAAGAAATATATAGAAAATCCGAGTTTGGCTTTAGTTTAA
- a CDS encoding pyruvate dehydrogenase complex E1 component subunit beta, whose amino-acid sequence MSIQILMPALSPTMTKGRLAKWLKREGDAIQSGDILAEIETDKATMEVEAVDDGILGKILVPDGTDDVAINTPIAVLFEEGESKDNVIDLKVPAAPSQSALVEVPSAQTAPAAPKAEAVLDIDEAKFYEKTVKLTVREALRDAMAEEMRRDPTVFLMGEEVAQYQGAYKVSQNLLQEFGEDRVIDTPITEHGFAGLGVGAAFGGLKPVIEFMTFNFAMQAIDHIVNSAAKTLYMSGGQMGCPMVFRGPNGAAARVGAQHSQCYASWYGHVPGLKVIAPYSAGDAKGLLKAAIRDPNPVVFLENEMLYGVSFDVPEDPDFVLPIGKAKVVRAGTDATIVTFSKMVGVALEAADELLKQGISAEVIDLRTIRPLDIETVLKSLSKTNRLVTLEESWPFAGIGSEIMAQIMESGFDDLDAPVIRVHGADIPLPYAANLEKMALPQPADVVAAVQKVCYQR is encoded by the coding sequence ATGTCAATTCAAATTTTAATGCCAGCTCTTTCTCCGACAATGACCAAGGGTCGTCTTGCCAAATGGCTGAAACGTGAGGGAGATGCAATTCAATCAGGTGATATTCTCGCTGAAATTGAAACAGATAAAGCGACGATGGAAGTCGAAGCCGTTGATGACGGTATTCTCGGCAAGATTCTTGTTCCAGATGGAACTGACGATGTTGCAATTAATACTCCAATTGCGGTTCTTTTTGAAGAAGGTGAAAGCAAGGATAATGTTATCGATTTGAAAGTGCCAGCAGCGCCGTCTCAATCAGCGCTCGTTGAAGTGCCATCAGCTCAAACTGCGCCTGCAGCACCAAAAGCTGAGGCTGTTCTCGATATTGATGAGGCCAAATTCTATGAAAAGACAGTCAAATTAACTGTCAGAGAAGCGCTCAGAGATGCAATGGCGGAAGAAATGCGTCGTGATCCAACTGTCTTCTTGATGGGTGAAGAAGTCGCTCAGTACCAAGGGGCCTACAAAGTGAGCCAAAACTTACTTCAGGAATTTGGTGAGGATCGTGTGATTGACACACCAATTACAGAACATGGATTCGCAGGACTAGGCGTAGGGGCTGCCTTTGGTGGTCTTAAGCCAGTTATTGAGTTTATGACCTTCAATTTTGCAATGCAAGCTATTGATCATATTGTGAATTCAGCGGCTAAAACACTTTATATGTCTGGTGGTCAGATGGGATGTCCAATGGTGTTCCGTGGTCCGAATGGCGCAGCAGCTAGAGTTGGCGCTCAGCATTCACAATGTTATGCGAGTTGGTATGGGCATGTGCCTGGTCTGAAAGTAATTGCGCCCTATAGTGCAGGTGATGCAAAAGGTCTTTTAAAAGCAGCTATTCGTGATCCAAACCCTGTTGTTTTCCTTGAAAATGAAATGCTTTATGGTGTGAGTTTTGATGTGCCTGAAGATCCTGATTTTGTTTTGCCAATCGGAAAAGCAAAAGTAGTGAGAGCAGGGACCGATGCAACTATTGTGACTTTCTCAAAGATGGTCGGTGTTGCGTTAGAAGCGGCAGATGAGCTTCTAAAACAAGGCATCAGTGCTGAAGTGATTGATCTGCGGACGATTCGTCCATTGGATATTGAGACTGTTCTGAAAAGTCTTTCCAAAACAAATCGCCTTGTAACTCTTGAAGAGAGCTGGCCATTTGCAGGTATTGGCTCTGAGATTATGGCTCAGATCATGGAATCGGGTTTTGATGACTTGGATGCCCCTGTTATCCGTGTTCATGGTGCAGATATTCCTTTGCCTTATGCTGCTAATCTTGAAAAAATGGCATTGCCTCAGCCTGCAGATGTGGTGGCTGCCGTTCAAAAAGTATGTTATCAAAGATAA